The Spirosoma oryzicola region CGTCGGGAGTAGATTTAAAAAGTTGGTTATCAAGCCAGTATTGATACCACTTTTCTTCAATGTCCTGGGGGGTGTATGTTTTTGAAATCATAGAAACAGTCGAAACCGGAAAAATTCCTACCAACTAACAAACAGAAGATGAATAGAAAAGGAGCGGTATTACCGATAAAAAGCAAAATTAGTTAAATTGAATAGGGTGAAAAAACGAAAGGCCGTCTTTAGCCGTTTTAACGTAACACTTCATCAGTCATTTATGGAATTCGGAAAAATACATAACCTTGACGCCGTCAATTTAACCTTACCACCCGGATCGGCTTTCAACGCCCGGGTCTGGGCAGGGGTAGAACCTACTCAACGGCCCAACGTCTTTATTGGCGGACCTATCTGGGCCAATAAAGACTATGTAGGTAAAGTGTACCCGTCCAACGCGAAGGAGCGTGACTTCCTGCATTACTACACCCGGCAGTTCAATACGATTGAACTGAACCTGACGCACTATCAGATTCCAACAATGAACATGATTGATAAATGGAAGGCCGAGGCAACCCAAGGGTTTACCTACTGCCCTAAGTTTCCCCAGGCTATCAGTCATGAGCGGCAATTAATCGCCAGCGAAACCTTAACCGAAGAGTTTGTCAATGCCGTATTGGGGCTCGAAGAGTTCTTGGGAATGACGTTTCTGCAATTACCGCCGTCATTCGGACCTGACAAATGGCCGATATTAGAAGCGTACCTAAAGAGCTTACCCGACGAACTGGACGTAGCTGTTGAGTTTCGCCACCCGGATTGGTTCAGTAAAGCCGCCTTGTGGCAGCAAACCCTTGAACGGCTTTATGTGTTGCGTCGACATGTGGTCATCACAGACGTAGCCGGTCGGCGCGATGTGTTGCATATGGGACTGAGTAGCCCCGTTTTGACACTTCGATTTATCGCAAACGAGGGGCACCAAACCGATTATGTACGTACCGATGCCTGGATACAACGGCTTAAAACCTGGTTTGAGAAAGGATTGCAAACGGCTTATCTGTTTATTCACGGCGGTGCCGAAAACGACACCGCACCTGAGCTAATTCTTTATTGGACTCGGGAACTGAACAAGCATTGCGGCTTAAACCTGCGCGAACCCGTTTTACAACCCAAGGTCGTACAGGGCAGTTTGTTTTGATTTACCAGACCGACCCATTATTTTTGCTCTATGACTTTAGCAATCGCAATACATCGGCATCATCATTCTGAGCGGTAACGCAGCAGAACGAGACGCTCGTGTTTGTGCTTTCGGAGAGAAAATCCTGATTCCCACAAGATACAAAG contains the following coding sequences:
- a CDS encoding DUF72 domain-containing protein; the protein is MEFGKIHNLDAVNLTLPPGSAFNARVWAGVEPTQRPNVFIGGPIWANKDYVGKVYPSNAKERDFLHYYTRQFNTIELNLTHYQIPTMNMIDKWKAEATQGFTYCPKFPQAISHERQLIASETLTEEFVNAVLGLEEFLGMTFLQLPPSFGPDKWPILEAYLKSLPDELDVAVEFRHPDWFSKAALWQQTLERLYVLRRHVVITDVAGRRDVLHMGLSSPVLTLRFIANEGHQTDYVRTDAWIQRLKTWFEKGLQTAYLFIHGGAENDTAPELILYWTRELNKHCGLNLREPVLQPKVVQGSLF